Proteins encoded by one window of Geobacter sp. DSM 9736:
- the greA gene encoding transcription elongation factor GreA, which yields MSHSVPLTKESYEALQEELKRLIREERPKVIQDIAEARSHGDLSENAEYDAAKHRQSFIEGRILELQDKLARAYVVDLTNLKPDKVVFGSTVTLYDTATEEEITYKIVGEDEADIKLSKISCTSPVGKALIGHKLDDTVKVKVPSGLKEYEIIDIKYE from the coding sequence ATGTCCCATTCCGTACCTTTGACTAAAGAGAGCTACGAAGCACTGCAAGAAGAGTTGAAACGCCTGATCCGCGAGGAGCGGCCGAAGGTCATTCAGGATATCGCCGAAGCGCGTTCCCATGGAGACCTCTCGGAGAACGCGGAGTACGACGCGGCGAAGCACCGCCAGAGCTTCATCGAGGGGCGTATCCTCGAGCTCCAGGACAAGCTTGCCCGCGCCTATGTGGTAGACCTCACCAACCTCAAGCCGGACAAGGTTGTCTTCGGCTCCACCGTCACCCTATACGACACCGCCACCGAGGAGGAGATCACCTACAAAATCGTCGGTGAAGACGAGGCCGACATCAAGCTGTCGAAGATCTCGTGTACCTCACCTGTAGGAAAGGCGCTCATCGGCCACAAGCTTGATGACACCGTCAAGGTCAAAGTCCCCTCTGGTCTCAAGGAA
- the carB gene encoding carbamoyl-phosphate synthase large subunit, whose amino-acid sequence MPKRTDIKKILIIGAGPIVIGQACEFDYSGTQACKALKEEGYEVVLLNSNPATIMTDPDFADRTYVEPVTPEMLAKIIEKERPDALLPTLGGQTALNTAVAVAENGVLEKFGVELIGAKLPAIKKAEDRTLFKAAMEKIGLGVPRSGFAHNREEAMDVVKMVGFPAIVRPSFTLGGTGGGIAYNMEEYEKIALSGIEASPTDEVLVEESVIGWKEYELEVMRDTQDNVVIICSIENLDPMGVHTGDSITVAPAQTLTDKEYQILRDASLKIIREIGVDTGGSNIQFGINPRDGRLVVIEMNPRVSRSSALASKATGFPIAKIAAKLAVGYSLDEITNDITRETPACFEPTIDYVVTKVPRFTFEKFPAADATLTTQMKSVGEVMAIGRTFKESLQKALRSLEIGVCGFDSRLFKDSDETRRALTSKEQQLLMEKLRTPNCDRLWYVADAFRSGMTVDDIFNVTAIDPWFLHNIRQIIEKEEELKQVKVEVEVEEKLKSKLREAKRFGFSDKFLGKLWGKTEDEVRRLRLSIGVKPVFKRVDTCAAEFVAHTPYLYSTYEEECEAEPTDRKKIMILGGGPNRIGQGIEFDYCCVHGVFALAEDGYETIMVNCNPETVSTDYDTSDRLYFEPLTYEDVLSIVDVEKPDGVIVQFGGQTPLKLAVALEKAGVPIIGTSPDSIDRAEDRERFQVMLHKLGLRQPENGTARSFEEAEKVADRIGYPVVVRPSYVLGGRAMEIVYEVDELRRYMHTAVQASPEHPILVDKFLDEAIEVDVDALCDGKEAVIGGIMEHIEEAGIHSGDSACSLPPYSIDKEIIDEIKRQTKLMALELNVKGLMNVQFAVKDGEIYILEVNPRASRTAPFVSKATGRPLAKIAARIMAGKTLRELGVTGELEPKHVAVKESVFPFVKFPGVDTILGPEMKSTGEVMGIDDTFAKAFAKAQLGANVRLPKTGKVFISVRDADKKHIVSAARNLYANGFKLVATRGTAGYLEEKGIPVQIVNKVVEGRPHIVDSIKNNEICMVINTTQGAQAVADSFSIRRNALMNNIAYFTTTAGARAAVDGIIAMRQEELDVKPLQEFLS is encoded by the coding sequence GTGCCGAAAAGAACAGATATAAAGAAGATCCTCATCATAGGCGCAGGCCCCATTGTCATCGGCCAGGCGTGCGAATTCGACTACTCCGGTACCCAGGCGTGCAAGGCGCTCAAGGAGGAGGGGTACGAGGTGGTGCTCCTCAACAGCAACCCGGCCACCATCATGACCGATCCGGATTTTGCGGACCGAACCTACGTGGAGCCGGTAACGCCGGAGATGCTGGCGAAGATCATCGAGAAGGAGCGCCCCGACGCGCTGCTTCCGACTCTCGGCGGCCAGACTGCCCTCAACACGGCAGTGGCGGTGGCGGAAAATGGCGTTCTTGAAAAGTTCGGTGTGGAGCTCATCGGTGCCAAACTTCCGGCCATAAAAAAGGCAGAAGACCGGACGCTCTTCAAGGCCGCTATGGAGAAGATCGGCCTGGGCGTGCCGCGGTCCGGGTTTGCACACAACAGAGAGGAAGCCATGGATGTTGTGAAGATGGTGGGCTTCCCCGCGATAGTACGCCCTTCCTTCACTCTGGGAGGTACCGGCGGCGGCATTGCGTACAACATGGAGGAGTATGAAAAGATCGCTCTTTCCGGCATAGAGGCTTCTCCTACGGACGAGGTTCTTGTGGAGGAGTCGGTCATCGGGTGGAAGGAGTACGAGCTTGAGGTGATGCGCGACACCCAGGACAACGTAGTCATCATCTGCTCCATCGAGAACTTGGACCCGATGGGGGTCCACACCGGCGACTCCATCACCGTCGCTCCCGCCCAGACCCTGACCGACAAGGAATACCAGATCCTGCGGGACGCCTCCCTCAAGATCATCCGCGAGATCGGCGTCGACACCGGCGGCTCCAACATCCAGTTCGGCATCAACCCGCGGGACGGGCGCCTCGTGGTGATCGAGATGAACCCCCGCGTCTCCCGCAGTTCGGCGCTGGCGTCCAAGGCCACCGGCTTCCCCATCGCCAAGATCGCCGCCAAGCTTGCCGTCGGCTACTCCCTCGACGAGATCACCAACGACATCACCCGCGAGACCCCGGCCTGCTTCGAGCCAACCATCGATTACGTGGTGACGAAGGTCCCGCGCTTCACCTTCGAGAAGTTCCCCGCCGCCGACGCAACCCTCACCACCCAGATGAAGTCGGTCGGCGAGGTGATGGCCATCGGGCGAACCTTCAAGGAGTCGCTCCAGAAGGCGCTCCGCTCGCTGGAGATCGGCGTCTGCGGCTTCGACTCCCGTCTCTTCAAGGACAGCGACGAGACGCGCCGCGCCCTCACATCGAAAGAGCAGCAGCTCCTCATGGAGAAACTTCGGACCCCCAACTGTGATCGCCTCTGGTACGTGGCGGACGCCTTCAGAAGCGGGATGACCGTCGACGACATTTTCAACGTCACTGCCATCGATCCCTGGTTCCTCCACAACATCCGGCAGATCATCGAGAAGGAGGAGGAGCTAAAACAGGTTAAGGTAGAGGTTGAGGTAGAGGAGAAACTGAAAAGCAAACTCCGGGAGGCGAAGCGGTTCGGGTTCTCCGACAAGTTCCTCGGGAAGCTGTGGGGGAAAACGGAGGATGAGGTTCGGAGGCTTCGACTCTCTATCGGCGTGAAACCGGTCTTCAAGCGGGTCGACACCTGTGCCGCGGAGTTCGTCGCCCATACACCGTACCTCTACTCGACCTATGAGGAGGAGTGCGAGGCGGAGCCGACTGACCGGAAGAAAATCATGATCCTCGGCGGCGGGCCGAACCGGATCGGGCAGGGGATCGAGTTCGACTACTGCTGCGTCCATGGTGTCTTCGCACTAGCCGAGGACGGATACGAGACGATCATGGTCAACTGCAACCCGGAGACCGTCTCCACCGACTACGACACCTCCGACCGGCTCTACTTTGAGCCCCTCACCTACGAGGACGTCCTCTCCATCGTCGATGTGGAGAAGCCGGACGGAGTGATCGTCCAGTTCGGCGGGCAAACTCCTCTCAAGCTCGCGGTGGCGCTCGAGAAGGCGGGGGTACCCATCATCGGCACCTCCCCCGATTCCATCGACCGCGCCGAGGACCGTGAGCGGTTCCAGGTGATGCTCCACAAGCTCGGTCTCCGTCAGCCGGAGAATGGCACCGCCCGCTCCTTCGAGGAGGCGGAGAAGGTGGCCGACCGGATCGGTTATCCCGTTGTGGTCCGTCCCTCCTACGTCCTCGGCGGTCGCGCGATGGAGATCGTCTACGAGGTGGACGAGCTTCGCCGCTACATGCACACCGCGGTGCAGGCTTCCCCCGAGCACCCGATCCTCGTCGACAAGTTCCTGGACGAGGCGATAGAGGTCGACGTCGACGCCCTCTGCGACGGGAAGGAAGCTGTGATAGGCGGGATCATGGAGCATATAGAGGAGGCGGGAATCCACTCCGGCGACTCCGCCTGCTCCCTCCCTCCGTACTCCATCGACAAGGAGATCATCGACGAAATCAAGCGCCAGACGAAGCTGATGGCGCTGGAGCTTAACGTAAAGGGGCTGATGAACGTGCAGTTTGCAGTAAAGGACGGCGAGATCTACATCCTCGAGGTTAACCCGCGCGCCTCCCGCACTGCCCCCTTTGTTTCCAAGGCGACGGGTCGTCCTTTGGCGAAGATTGCTGCACGGATCATGGCGGGTAAGACCTTGCGCGAACTTGGGGTAACGGGAGAGCTGGAGCCGAAGCACGTTGCAGTAAAAGAGTCGGTTTTCCCATTTGTAAAATTCCCGGGGGTTGACACCATCCTGGGTCCGGAAATGAAGTCCACCGGAGAGGTGATGGGGATAGATGACACCTTCGCCAAGGCATTTGCCAAGGCGCAGCTAGGCGCGAACGTTCGGCTACCTAAGACGGGGAAGGTGTTCATCAGCGTTCGGGACGCCGACAAAAAACATATTGTCTCAGCGGCTAGAAACCTGTATGCTAACGGCTTTAAATTGGTTGCCACCCGCGGCACCGCGGGGTATCTCGAGGAGAAAGGTATCCCGGTCCAGATTGTGAACAAGGTCGTCGAAGGACGGCCGCATATCGTCGACTCCATCAAGAACAACGAGATCTGCATGGTGATAAACACCACGCAGGGAGCCCAGGCAGTCGCCGATTCCTTCTCAATCCGTAGAAACGCCCTCATGAACAACATCGCCTACTTCACCACCACAGCGGGTGCCCGGGCGGCCGTAGACGGTATCATCGCCATGCGGCAGGAAGAACTGGACGTAAAACCCCTCCAGGAATTTCTCTCCTAG
- the carB gene encoding carbamoyl-phosphate synthase large subunit, which yields MPKRTDINKVLIIGSGPIIIGQACEFDYSGTQACKALRALGYRIVLVNSNPATIMTDPGMADATYIEPLNVPTLTEIIAKERPDALLPNLGGQTGLNLSSALAEAGVLEKYGVKVIGVNLDAIKRGEDRETFKNTMTALGIETARSDIAHTMEDAKAVLEKIGFPVVIRPAYTMGGTGGGFAYNMDEFETIVSRGLSASPVSQVLVEESVLGWEELELEVVRDAKSQKITVCFIENVDAMGVHTGDSYCTAPMLTITQELQARLQDYAYRIVDAIEVIGGTNVQFAHDPRSGRVVVIEINPRTSRSSALASKATGFPIALVSSLLAAGMTLDEIPYWRDGSLEKYTPSGDYVVVKFARWAFEKFRGVQDKLGTQMRAVGEVMSIGKNYKEALQKAIRSLENGRYGLGFARDFNRRSLPELMEMLAEPSSERQFILYEALRKGASLELLHQRTHIKVWFLQQMKELVELEERMLAHKGDLPPDELLLQAKKDGFADRYLAQILGLTEKTVRERRIAIGLSEAWEPVPVSGVENAAYYFSTYNAPDKVSVSGRKKIMVLGGGPNRIGQGIEFDYCCVHTAFALKDAGYETIMVNCNPETVSTDYDTSDKLYFEPLTVEDVLSIYAKEQPEGVLVQFGGQTPLNIARQLQDAGVRIIGTSPDTIDMAEDREQFNAMMHKLGIPQPESGMADNLKDALTIAARIGYPLIVRPSYVLGGRAMEVVHDEEMLREYLAKAVDVTPERPILIDRFLQNAIEAEADAISDGTDAFVPAVMEHIEMAGVHSGDSACVIPPVSIPQKHIDTIEEYTRRIAVEMGVVGLMNIQYAISDDRVYILEANPRASRTVPLVSKVCNIPMPRLAVQVMLGGKLKDMGLVRRPVPHFGVKEAVFPFNMFPEVDPVLGPEMRSTGEVLGMASSYGLAFYKSQEGANAKLPLEGSVLITVAENDRTGALEAARRFASLGFGIKATEGTAEYLNRNGVKAEVLLKMHEGRPNVADAIKNGLVHLVVNTPSGRTSLHDDSYIRKAAIKHKVPYITTTSAAIAAAEGIAARKRGQDSVRSLQEYHAAIK from the coding sequence ATGCCGAAACGTACTGACATCAACAAAGTCCTCATCATAGGCTCGGGACCCATCATCATCGGTCAGGCCTGCGAATTCGACTACTCCGGAACACAGGCATGCAAGGCGCTGCGGGCGCTCGGTTACCGTATCGTACTTGTGAACTCCAATCCGGCCACGATCATGACAGACCCCGGCATGGCGGATGCCACATACATCGAGCCGCTCAACGTGCCGACCCTCACCGAGATCATCGCCAAGGAGCGCCCCGACGCGCTGCTGCCTAATCTGGGCGGGCAGACAGGGCTGAATCTTTCCAGCGCCCTGGCTGAAGCCGGTGTCCTGGAGAAGTACGGAGTCAAGGTCATAGGCGTCAATCTTGACGCCATCAAGAGGGGCGAAGACCGAGAGACCTTCAAGAATACCATGACAGCTCTCGGCATCGAGACGGCCCGCAGCGACATCGCCCACACTATGGAAGATGCTAAGGCAGTACTGGAGAAGATCGGATTCCCGGTTGTTATACGTCCTGCCTACACTATGGGGGGAACAGGCGGTGGCTTTGCGTATAATATGGATGAGTTCGAGACCATCGTGAGCCGCGGCCTGTCGGCCAGTCCGGTCAGTCAGGTGCTGGTCGAAGAGTCTGTCCTCGGCTGGGAGGAACTGGAGCTGGAAGTCGTCCGCGACGCCAAGAGCCAGAAAATCACCGTATGCTTCATAGAGAACGTCGATGCCATGGGGGTGCACACCGGCGATTCATACTGCACTGCACCGATGCTGACTATCACTCAGGAGCTTCAGGCCCGGCTGCAAGATTATGCCTATCGGATCGTTGACGCCATAGAGGTTATCGGCGGCACAAACGTGCAGTTCGCCCACGACCCCAGGAGCGGCCGTGTCGTTGTCATCGAGATCAATCCCCGCACCTCCCGTTCTTCGGCTCTCGCCTCCAAGGCGACGGGGTTTCCCATCGCTCTCGTGTCCTCCCTTCTTGCAGCCGGCATGACCCTCGACGAGATCCCCTACTGGCGGGACGGCTCCCTTGAGAAGTACACCCCCAGCGGAGACTATGTCGTAGTAAAGTTCGCCCGATGGGCTTTCGAAAAGTTCAGGGGCGTCCAGGACAAGCTCGGCACGCAGATGCGGGCGGTCGGCGAAGTGATGAGCATCGGCAAGAATTACAAGGAGGCGCTCCAGAAGGCGATACGCTCCCTGGAGAACGGCCGCTACGGCCTCGGTTTCGCGAGGGACTTCAATCGGCGGAGTCTTCCCGAGCTGATGGAGATGCTGGCGGAACCTTCCAGCGAGAGGCAGTTTATACTCTATGAGGCGCTCCGCAAGGGAGCGTCCCTCGAGCTGCTCCATCAGCGGACCCACATCAAGGTCTGGTTCCTGCAGCAGATGAAGGAGCTCGTGGAGCTGGAAGAGCGTATGCTCGCCCACAAGGGAGACCTCCCCCCCGACGAACTGCTCCTTCAGGCGAAAAAGGACGGCTTTGCGGACCGGTACCTGGCGCAGATTCTCGGGCTTACGGAAAAGACGGTCCGCGAACGGCGGATTGCCATTGGGCTCTCGGAAGCATGGGAGCCTGTGCCGGTGAGCGGGGTCGAGAACGCCGCCTACTATTTTTCAACCTACAATGCACCCGATAAGGTCTCCGTCTCCGGACGGAAGAAAATCATGGTCCTTGGCGGCGGCCCCAACCGCATCGGCCAGGGAATCGAGTTCGACTACTGCTGCGTCCATACCGCCTTTGCCCTGAAAGACGCGGGGTACGAGACCATCATGGTCAACTGCAATCCCGAGACGGTTTCGACCGACTACGATACCTCCGACAAGCTCTACTTCGAGCCGCTCACCGTGGAGGATGTGCTGTCGATCTATGCGAAGGAGCAGCCGGAAGGGGTGCTCGTGCAGTTCGGAGGACAGACCCCCCTGAATATCGCCCGTCAATTGCAGGATGCCGGTGTGCGGATCATCGGCACTTCTCCCGATACCATCGACATGGCCGAAGACCGGGAGCAGTTCAATGCAATGATGCACAAACTGGGCATCCCCCAGCCCGAATCGGGAATGGCGGATAACCTGAAAGATGCATTGACTATAGCCGCCCGAATCGGCTATCCGCTCATCGTTCGCCCCTCCTACGTCCTCGGCGGCCGGGCTATGGAAGTGGTCCATGACGAGGAAATGCTGCGGGAATACCTGGCTAAGGCGGTGGACGTCACACCTGAGCGCCCCATACTCATCGACCGGTTCCTCCAGAATGCGATAGAGGCAGAGGCCGATGCCATCAGTGACGGCACCGATGCCTTCGTCCCGGCGGTTATGGAGCATATCGAAATGGCGGGGGTGCATTCCGGGGATTCGGCCTGCGTAATTCCTCCCGTCAGCATCCCGCAGAAGCACATCGACACCATTGAAGAGTATACCCGTCGCATTGCCGTCGAGATGGGGGTGGTGGGACTGATGAATATCCAGTACGCCATCTCCGACGACCGTGTCTATATTCTGGAAGCGAATCCGCGGGCGAGCCGTACCGTTCCGCTTGTCTCCAAGGTCTGCAACATTCCGATGCCGCGCCTGGCGGTCCAGGTGATGCTGGGGGGGAAGCTGAAGGACATGGGCCTCGTGCGCCGTCCGGTTCCCCACTTCGGCGTCAAGGAGGCGGTGTTCCCCTTCAACATGTTTCCCGAGGTGGACCCGGTGCTCGGCCCGGAGATGCGTTCCACGGGTGAAGTCCTCGGTATGGCCTCTTCCTACGGCCTTGCCTTCTACAAATCCCAGGAGGGGGCGAATGCGAAGCTCCCGCTGGAAGGTTCTGTGCTTATCACTGTTGCCGAAAACGATCGGACTGGAGCACTGGAAGCTGCCCGCCGCTTTGCTTCCCTCGGATTCGGCATCAAGGCGACTGAGGGTACTGCTGAGTACCTCAACCGTAACGGCGTTAAGGCGGAAGTCCTCCTCAAGATGCACGAAGGGCGACCAAATGTGGCCGACGCCATCAAGAACGGGCTCGTGCATCTCGTGGTGAACACGCCGTCGGGGAGGACGAGCCTTCACGACGATTCGTACATACGGAAGGCAGCCATCAAGCACAAGGTCCCCTATATCACGACCACCTCTGCGGCCATTGCCGCCGCAGAGGGGATTGCCGCCCGCAAGCGGGGGCAGGACTCGGTGCGCAGCCTGCAGGAGTACCATGCTGCCATCAAGTAA
- a CDS encoding DMT family protein → MRTVVLLALSNIFMTFAWYAHLKNLRAAPWYIAVAVSWGIAFFEYLIQVPANRAGYGTFDLGQLKILQEVIALSVFVPFAILYMGEPIRLNYLWAGCCLAGAVFFIFRG, encoded by the coding sequence ATGAGAACGGTCGTACTGCTTGCACTCTCGAACATCTTCATGACCTTCGCGTGGTACGCCCATCTGAAGAACCTGCGAGCCGCGCCCTGGTACATTGCCGTGGCCGTCAGCTGGGGGATCGCCTTTTTCGAGTACCTCATTCAGGTCCCGGCAAACCGGGCCGGGTACGGCACCTTCGATCTCGGTCAGCTGAAGATACTGCAGGAAGTGATCGCTCTCTCGGTCTTCGTCCCCTTCGCAATCCTCTACATGGGTGAGCCGATCCGCCTCAACTACCTCTGGGCCGGCTGCTGCCTCGCCGGAGCAGTCTTCTTCATCTTCCGGGGCTGA
- a CDS encoding radical SAM protein, whose product MKYIDLFQSGELLERVRQAYARLRSCDLCPHRCGVDRIRGEEGRCRSGVRPRIASANLHRGEEPPISGSRGSGTIFFSRCTLGCPFCQNFPISHLGNGEDLTTTGLADRMLNLQRRGAHNVNLVTPTHFLPQILAALWLAIPKGFRLPLVWNSSGYETVDALRLLEGVVDIYLPDMKYAVDRVAKELSGAPGYREHNRAAVSEMLRQAGHLLVDDDGIAVRGLIIRHLVLPEGRAGSSETLPWIAEHLGRETHIALMSQYFPAGEAAGIPGMDRAVTAEEYEIAVEALEAAGLENGWVQELDEDRKPV is encoded by the coding sequence ATGAAGTACATTGATCTTTTTCAATCAGGTGAGCTTTTAGAACGCGTGCGGCAGGCGTATGCCCGGCTTCGCAGCTGCGACCTCTGCCCCCACCGCTGCGGGGTGGACCGCATCCGGGGGGAGGAGGGACGCTGCCGTAGCGGCGTTCGGCCGCGGATCGCCTCGGCGAACCTCCACCGCGGAGAGGAGCCGCCGATTTCGGGGAGCAGGGGCTCGGGGACGATCTTCTTCTCGAGGTGCACGCTCGGCTGCCCCTTCTGCCAGAACTTCCCCATCAGCCACCTCGGGAACGGGGAAGACCTCACCACCACCGGGCTTGCCGACAGGATGCTCAACCTCCAGCGGCGCGGCGCCCACAACGTGAACCTCGTGACGCCGACCCACTTCCTGCCGCAGATTCTTGCGGCCCTCTGGCTCGCGATCCCGAAGGGGTTCCGTCTCCCCCTCGTCTGGAACTCGAGCGGGTACGAGACGGTGGATGCGCTTCGCCTCCTCGAAGGAGTGGTCGACATCTACCTCCCCGACATGAAGTACGCCGTCGACCGGGTAGCGAAGGAACTCTCCGGCGCCCCCGGCTACCGGGAGCATAACCGGGCCGCCGTATCAGAAATGCTTCGCCAGGCGGGGCATCTTTTGGTGGATGACGACGGCATCGCCGTCCGGGGTCTCATCATCCGGCACCTGGTCCTCCCGGAGGGGAGGGCGGGGAGCAGTGAAACCCTCCCCTGGATCGCGGAGCACCTCGGCCGGGAGACACATATTGCGCTGATGAGCCAGTACTTCCCGGCAGGGGAGGCGGCCGGTATTCCGGGGATGGACCGCGCCGTCACCGCGGAGGAGTATGAGATAGCTGTAGAGGCCCTAGAGGCGGCAGGGCTCGAGAACGGATGGGTTCAGGAGCTCGACGAGGATCGGAAGCCGGTATGA